One window of Centropristis striata isolate RG_2023a ecotype Rhode Island chromosome 23, C.striata_1.0, whole genome shotgun sequence genomic DNA carries:
- the LOC131961651 gene encoding zinc finger protein OZF-like, with protein MSKAEMLRLLVKQRLDAAAEDITALFEKIADIKEDPSGLKELLDEVINPGAQLQRSANLQIKTEADGENCDQTGAAQSVLSPSLDQGNPDSRNIKEEPEELWTRQEEEPPASSSTQHVETEADGEDCAGSDGTRTANPYINLSAAAASTREKPFGCSVCEKRFSRKTSLQEHMRVHTGEKLFACSVCEKRFPRTSNLQMHMRVHTGEKPFACSVCEKRFSRKQKMQEHMMVHTGEKPFGCSVCEKRFSRKQKMQEHMIVHTGEKPFGCSVCEKRFSRKQSLQEHMIVHTGEKPFGCSVCEKRFNRKWNLQVHMRVHTGEKPFACSVCEKRFSQKASLQEHMIVHTGEKPFACSICEKRFSHKQRLQVHMRVHTGEKPFACSICEKRLTRKSNL; from the exons ATGTCAAAAGCAGAAATGCTGAGGCTGCTGGTGAAACAGCGGCTGGACGCGGCAGCTGAAGACATTACTGCCCTGTTTGAGAAAATAGCAGATATCAAGGAGGACCCATCTGGTTTAAAGGAACTACTGGATGAAGTTATCAACCCTGGTGCTCAATTACAAAGATCAG CTAATCTGCAGATcaaaacagaagctgatggagaaaaCTGTGACCAGACCGGAGCAGCTCAGTCag tgtTGAGCCCTAGTCTGGACCAGGGGAACCCTGACAGCCGAAACATTAAAGAGGAACCAGAGGAACTCTGGACCCGTCAGGAGGAAgagcctccagccagcagcTCCACTCAACACgtggaaacagaagctgatggagaggactgtgcaGGATCAGATGGAACCAGGACAGCGAACCCATATATTAAtctatcagcagcagcagctagcaCAAGAGAGAAACCATTTGGATGCAGCGTTTGTGAGAAAAGATTTTCCCGCAAGACGAGTCTGCAGGAGCACATGAGAGTCCATACTGGGGAGAAACTGTTTGCTTGCAGCGTTTGTGAGAAAAGATTTCCCCGCACGAGCAACCTTCAGATGCACATGAGAGTCCATACTGGGGAGAAACCGTTTGCTTGCAGCGTTTGTGAGAAAAGATTTAGCCGCAAGCAGAAAATGCAGGAGCACATGATGGTCCATACAGGGGAGAAACCATTTGGTTGCAGCGTTTGTGAGAAAAGATTTAGCCGCAAGCAGAAAATGCAGGAGCACATGATAGTCCATACAGGGGAGAAACCATTTGGTTGCAGCGTTTGTGAGAAAAGATTTAGCCGAAAGCAGAGTCTGCAGGAGCACATGATAGTACATACAGGGGAGAAACCATTTGGTTGCAGCGTTTGTGAGAAAAGGTTTAACCGCAAGTGGAATCTGCAGGTGCACATGAGAGTCCATACTGGGGAGAAACCGTTTGCTTGCAGCGTTTGTGAGAAAAGATTTAGCCAAAAGGCGAGTCTGCAGGAGCACATGATAGTCCATACTGGGGAGAAACCGTTTGCTTGCAGCATTTGTGAGAAAAGATTTAGCCACAAGCAGCGTCTGCAGGTGCACATGAGAGTCCATACTGGGGAGAAACCGTTTGCTTGCAGCATTTGTGAGAAAAGATTAACCCGCAAGAGCAACCTATAG
- the LOC131961654 gene encoding gastrula zinc finger protein XlCGF57.1-like, with translation MQVHMRVHTGEKPFACSVCEKRFSHKLSLQAHMVVHTGEGPHGCSVCEKRFSHKHHLQVHMRVHTGEKPFGCSVCEKRFSHKPSLQVHMRVHTGEKPFGCSVCEKRFSHKHHLQVHMRVHTGEKPFGCSVCEKRFTHKSNLRVHMRVHTGEKPFGCSVCEKRFSHKPSLQDHMVVHTGEKPFGCSVCEKRFSHKHHLQVHMRVHTGEKPFGCSVCEKRFTRKCNLQVHMRFHTGEKPFSCI, from the coding sequence ATGCAGGTGCACATGAGAGTCCATACTGGGGAGAAACCGTTTGCTTGCAGCGTTTGTGAGAAAAGATTTAGCCACAAGCTGAGTCTGCAGGCGCACATGGTAGTCCATACTGGGGAGGGACCACATGGTTGCAGCGTTTGTGAGAAAAGATTTAGCCACAAGCATCATCTGCAGGTGCACATGAGAGTCCATACTGGGGAGAAACCATTTGGTTGCAGCGTTTGTGAGAAAAGATTTAGCCACAAGCCGAGTCTGCAGGTGCACATGAGAGTCCATACTGGGGAGAAACCATTTGGTTGCAGCGTTTGTGAGAAAAGATTTAGCCACAAGCATCATCTGCAGGTGCACATGAGAGTCCATACTGGGGAGAAACCATTTGGTTGCAGCGTTTGTGAGAAAAGATTTACCCACAAGAGCAACCTACGGGTGCACATGAGAGTCCATACTGGGGAGAAACCATTTGGTTGCAGCGTTTGTGAGAAAAGATTTAGCCACAAGCCGAGTCTGCAGGACCACATGGTAGTCCATACTGGGGAGAAGCCATTTGGTTGCAGCGTTTGTGAGAAAAGATTTAGCCACAAGCATCATCTGCAGGTGCACATGAGAGTCCATACTGGGGAGAAGCCATTTGGTTGCAGCGTTTGTGAGAAAAGATTTACCCGCAAGTGCAACCTACAGGTGCACATGAGATTCCATACTGGGGAGAAACCATTTAGTTGCATTTAG
- the LOC131961653 gene encoding gastrula zinc finger protein XlCGF8.2DB-like, with product MSKAEMLRLLVKQRLDTAAEEITALFEKIADIKEDPSGLKELLDEVINPGAQLQRSANLQIKTEADDENCDQTGASQSVLSPSLDQGNPDSRNIKEEPEELWTRQEEAPPASSSTQHVETKADVEDCAGSDGARTANPYINLSAAAASTREKPFGYSVCEKIFTRKSNLQVHMRVHTGEKPFACSVCEKRFSQKASLQEHMIVHTGEGPHGCSFCGKRFSHKHHLQVHMRVHTGEKPFACSVCEKRFTLKNNLKVHMRVHTGEKPFGCGVCEKRFSHKLSLKVHMVVHTGEKPFGCSVCEKRFTRKSNLQVHMRFHTGEKPFGCSVCEKRFTRKSNLQMHMRFHTGEKPFSCRVVKNI from the exons ATGTCAAAAGCAGAAATGCTGAGGCTGCTGGTGAAACAGCGGCTGGACACGGCAGCTGAAGAAATAACTGCCCTGTTTGAGAAAATAGCAGATATCAAGGAGGACCCATCTGGTTTAAAGGAACTACTGGATGAAGTTATCAACCCTGGTGCTCAATTACAAAGATCAG CTAATCTACAGATCAAAACAGAAGCTGATGATGAAAACTGTGACCAGACCGGAGCATCTCAGTcag tatTGAGCCCTAGTCTGGACCAGGGGAACCCTGACAGCCGAAACATTAAAGAGGAACCAGAGGAACTCTGGACCCGTCAGGAGGAAGCGCCTCCAGCCAGCAGCTCCACTCAACACGTGGAAACAAAAGCTGACGTAGAGGACTGTGCAGGATCAGATGGAGCCAGGACAGCGAACCCATATATTAAtctatcagcagcagcagctagcaCAAGAGAGAAACCATTTGGATACAGCGTTTGTGAGAAAATATTTACCCGCAAAAGCAACCTGCAGGTGCACATGAGAGTCCATACTGGGGAGAAACCGTTTGCTTGCAGCGTTTGTGAGAAAAGATTTAGCCAAAAGGCGAGTCTGCAGGAGCACATGATAGTCCATACTGGGGAGGGACCACATGGTTGCAGCTtttgtgggaaaagatttagCCACAAGCATCATCTGCAGGTGCACATGAGAGTCCATACTGGGGAGAAACCGTTTGCTTGCAGCGTTTGTGAGAAAAGATTTACCCTCAAGAACAACCTAAAGGTGCACATGAGAGTCCATACTGGGGAGAAACCATTTGGTTGCGGCGTTTGTGAGAAAAGATTTAGCCACAAGCTGAGTCTGAAGGTGCACATGGTAGTCCATACTGGGGAGAAGCCATTTGGTTGCAGCGTTTGTGAAAAAAGATTTACCCGCAAGAGCAACCTACAGGTGCACATGAGATTCCATACTGGGGAGAAGCCATTTGGTTGCAGCGTTTGTGAGAAAAGATTTACCCGCAAGAGCAACCTCCAGATGCATATGAGATTCCATACTGGGGAGAAACCATTTAGTTGCAGAGTTGTGAAAAATATTTAG
- the LOC131961652 gene encoding gastrula zinc finger protein XlCGF8.2DB-like: MSKTEMLRLLVKQRLDAAAEDITALFVKIADIKEDPSGLKELLDEVINPGAQLQRSANLQIKTEADGENCDQTGASQSVLSPSLDQGNPDSRNIKEEPEELWTRQEEAPPASSSTQHVETEADGEDCAGSDGARTANPYINLSAAAASTREKPFGCSVCEKIFTRKSNLQVHMRVHTGEKPFACSVCEKRFSQKASLQEHMIVHTGEGLHGCSVCEKKFSHKHHLKVHMRVHTGEKPFACSVCEKRFSQKASLQEHMIVHTGEGPHGCSVCEKRFSHKHHLQVHMRVHTGEKPFGCRVCEKRFSYKPSLQAHMVVHTGEKPFGCSVCEKRFTYKRNLQVHMRVHTGEKPFGCSVCEKRFSHKPSLQVHMVVHTGEKPFSCI; the protein is encoded by the exons ATGTCAAAAACAGAAATGCTGAGGCTGCTGGTGAAACAGCGGCTGGACGCGGCAGCTGAAGACATAACTGCCCTGTTTGTGAAAATAGCAGATATCAAGGAGGACCCATCTGGTTTAAAGGAACTACTGGATGAAGTTATCAACCCTGGTGCTCAATTACAAAGATCAG CTAATCTACAGATcaaaacagaagctgatggagaaaaCTGTGACCAGACCGGAGCATCTCAGTcag TGTTGAGCCCTAGTCTGGACCAGGGGAACCCTGACAGCCGAAACATTAAAGAGGAACCAGAGGAACTCTGGACCCGTCAGGAGGAAGCGCCTCCAGCCAGCAGCTCCACTCAACACGTGGAAACAGAAGCTGACGGAGAGGACTGTGCAGGATCAGATGGAGCCAGGACAGCGAACCCATATATTAAtctatcagcagcagcagctagcaCAAGGGAGAAACCATTTGGATGCAGTGTTTGTGAGAAAATATTTACCCGCAAAAGCAACCTGCAGGTGCACATGAGAGTCCATACTGGGGAGAAACCGTTTGCTTGCAGCGTTTGTGAGAAAAGATTTAGCCAAAAGGCGAGTCTGCAGGAGCACATGATAGTCCATACTGGGGAGGGACTACATGGTTGCAGCGTTTGTGAGAAAAAATTTAGCCACAAGCATCATCTGAAGGTGCACATGAGAGTCCATACTGGGGAGAAACCGTTTGCTTGCAGCGTTTGTGAGAAAAGATTTAGCCAAAAGGCGAGTCTGCAGGAGCACATGATAGTCCATACTGGGGAGGGACCACATGGTTGCAGCGTTTGTGAGAAAAGATTTAGCCACAAGCATCATCTGCAGGTGCACATGAGAGTCCATACTGGGGAGAAACCGTTTGGTTGCAGGGTTTGTGAGAAAAGATTTAGCTACAAGCCGAGTCTGCAGGCGCACATGGTAGTCCATACTGGGGAGAAGCCATTTGGTTGCAGCGTTTGTGAGAAAAGATTTACCTACAAGAGAAACCTACAGGTGCACATGAGAGTCCATACTGGGGAGAAACCATTTGGTTGCAGCGTTTGTGAGAAAAGATTTAGCCACAAGCCGAGTCTGCAGGTGCACATGGTAGTCCATACTGGGGAGAAGCCATTTAGTTGCATTTAG